AGGCTTATTTAAAGGAGATTTCGGAATTCTTTATGGAAAAGTAAAAGGACAAAATGCTTTTGGCCAAAGTGTTGTCTCAGTGTTTTGAGAATATATGCCAAATAGTTTATTTGTCTCACTTCCAGCCTTTGTTATAAGTGCACTTTTAGGAACAACCTTAGGTATTGTAGCTGGTTATAAAAGAGGAACAATTTGAGACAGCATCATAAATGTCTTTGTCTTTATTTTCATAGCTGTACCATCATTTATAATCGCTCCAATGTTTATAAACTTATTTACAAAATTAGGTTTCCCAACTATTTATACAGCTTGGGTAAGGAATGATACATCGGGAACCAATAGTTTTGCAAACTTTTTCAAAAGTATAATTCCGCCAATCTTAGTTGTTTCACTTAGCTCAATGGCTATTTATACACTTTATGCAAGAAACCAAACAGTTACTGTTTTAACTTCAAATTATGTCCTTATAGCTAAAACCAAAGGTTTAAGCACAATGCAAATATTTAGAAAATATGTTTTTAGAAACATATCAATTCCACTTAGTGCAATAATACTTCCTTCATATATTGGTTTACTTTCTGGAAGTATAATTGTCGAGAGATTCTGAGGAGTTGAAGGAACAGCGCTTATCCTAGCATTTGCCTTTCCAAATGCTGAGATAAATATGGTTATGTATAGCATAATACTATTTACCTCATTAAGTGTGTTTACAGACATTTGGGTCGATATTTCATTTGTAATATTAGACCCAAGAATTGTTTATGGTTCAAACTCAGGAATCAACTACTTACACATTTTTAAAGCTTATTTAGTAAGAAAAAGAAAACTAAAAGAATTATTCAAACAAGAAGAAGATTCAACAATTATTCACGAGGAGGTTAAGAGCAACTAATGAATTCCATAGAATTTAATAAAAAGTATGAATTAGACTCTGAATCAGTAGCAAAAATTGTTCCTTCCCAGAGACCTAAGTCTACTAACAGCATTGCTGGAAAACCAAAAGTTTTAATTGTTGAAGTTTTAAAAAGGTTTTTTACAAATCCTGTTGTTGTTATTTCAACACTAGTTTTCTTAACCATAATCCTAACAGCAATTATTGTTACAATTTCGCCAACTTATAAACCTGGTACTAGTATAGCTTCTGATTTTAAGTCTAATAATTACTGAGACCAAGGACTTTCAGATGTTGGAGGCTTGCCCCCCATCTTTGCTCCGCATATTTCAGTAACAAACTCATCAATTATTGAACAAGTCAATACATTTAATGATCCTAATTATGCTTATTCAAAGTACTTGAAGGAATATTTAGACTTTAGATCAGTCGCTTCTGATAGAATTGTGATTGATTATTACAAATACTACTATGCAAGGCAATTAAATGTAGCTATTAATAAGGCCTTTAATGAAGGTTATGTAATTGATGATTCGTTTGTAAATTATTTAAAAACTCAAGTTGACCAATTTACACTTAAAACCTACTTTGGTACAACTTTTTCAGACCGTGACGTTTGATCAACTGTATGAGCTGGCGCACTTGAATCTATTAAAATAGCATTCTTTGTTGCTACAGTGGAAGTTATTATTGGTGTAACAATAGGTGCTTACTTAGGCTTTCATGCTGGCAAATGAATTGATACAGTGTTTATGAGAATGATTGACATTTTCCAGGCACCTCCATCAATTATTTGATTATTAATGTTCATTTCCTTAAGTAAAGATAGTCCTAGTGATTGAATCTTAATAGCCGGCTTACTATTTACAGGTTGAACATGACCAATTCACTCAACTAGATTATTTATAATAACTGTTAAAGATGAAGAGTACATTTTAGCTTCTAGAAGTATCGGTGCTTCAAAAAATAGACAAATTTTCTTCCACGCACTACCAGCAATTTTAGGCAAAGTTGCAATGAACTATGTGCGTAGAATTCCAGGGGTAATTTTAAGTATTGCTTCCTTATCATTCCTAGGTTTTTACAACTCACCTGATTCATATAACCTCGGTAAGTTCTTGTTTGACAACATTGGTAAAGAAGCTGAAAACCCATGAATAGTTATTATTCCAGCCACAACACTATTATTATTAAGTTTAAGTTTACAATTCATGGCAATTGGGCTTCATGACGCCTTAGATCCTAAAGTTATAAAAATTAAAAGATAATTAGAAAGAGCAATTATGGATACAAATATTCAGTCTAATACAACAACTAATGATGAAGTCATGATTGATTCAAAAGACAAATTATCTTCAATTAGGGTTGAAAAGCTAACTAATAATCAACTTTTAAAAGTTAGAAATCTAAAGGTTGACTTCAAAAACGGACGAAATTCGCTTATAAGAATAGTTAGAGGCGTTGATATTGATGTTAATAATGGTCAAATTGTTGGGCTAGTTGGTGAATCTGGTTCAGGTAAATCAGTTACATCCAAAGCTTTAATTAATGTTAATGAAAATGCTTTAATCTCTTGTGATGAATTAGTAATTAGCGACATTGATTTATCAAAGATTAAAAAAGCTAAATTATGAGAATCAGTTAGAGGACATTACATTGGATATATTCCCCAAGATCCACTTACTTCGCTTAATCCTACTAGAAAAATTGGTAAGCAATTATTAGATGCATTAAATTTAAATAGCGAGTGAAAAAACAAGTCTAAAGATGAGAAAAAAGCCTATTTGATAGGTCTTTTGGAAAGATTTGGTATTCATGATGCTGAAGAAGTTTATGATAGATACCCTCATACATTAAGCGGCGGGATGAAGCAAAGAGTTGTTATAACAATGGTTGTAGCACTTAAGCCTTTACTAATAATTGCTGACGAGCCAACAACTGCACTTGACCCAACTGTGCAAGCTTCAGTTTTAGCTCTTTTTGAGCAAATTCGGCAAGAGTATAACATTTCAATTATTCTAATTTCACACAACATTAGTGTTGTTGCCAAGTTCTGTGAATACATTTATGTTATGTATGCTGGCAAAATTGTTGAAAGAGGAACTAGAAAAGACATTTTTACTAATCCAGCTCACCCTTATACTTGAGCGCTTATATCAGCTATACCTGAAAATGATGATGAGAGATTATTCTCAATTCAAGGTACACCGCCAGATATGGCAAACTTACCAATAGGTGATCCTTTTGCGCCTAGAAATGACTATGCACTTGAAATTGATTATGAAAAAGAACCTCCATTAATTGAAATCAACAGTCATCATAAAGCTGCAACATGATTGCTTCACCCTGATGCACCAAAAATCCAAAGGCCAAAAGAATTAGAACACAGACTAAAAAGTTTTAGAAAGGTATTTAAAGACGATGAAGAGTAGTGATAATAAAAAAGTCATTTTAGAAATTCAAGATCTTAAAAAGTACTTTTTGAATAACGGTAAAGTAAATAAAGCTGTGGATGGTGTTTCATTTAAATTACATGAAGGCGAAATAGTTGGTCTTATCGGTGAATCTGGTAGTGGTAAAACTACTGTTGGACGTTCAATTTTAAGACTTTATGATGATTACAATGGTTTTGTGACCTTAGATGATCAAATCATAAGTGGTGAGAGCATTTCTAAAAAGCGTGAAAAATTCTTGCGTAAAAGGGTGCAAATGATCTTCCAAGATCCACATGCATCCCTAAACGGCCAAAAAACTGTTTATAGCATACTAAAAGAACCTTTAGTTGTTAATAACATAATTAAGCAAAAAACTGGTGATTTATTCAGTGACTGAAAAAAAGTAACTGAAAACTTCCCTTTTACCTTCTTACTTTATGCTAAAAAGTTAAAAATTAATAACCTAAAAGCAATTAACGAGCCTTCTAGCAAGTTTTTTCCTAAATGATCAGACAGATTAATTGACTTTAAATTTGACTGAGATAACCTTTCAATTGACGAAAACTTTGTTTCATACTTTAACTACCTTGAAGAAAAGCAAACAATGGAAAGTGCAATTATTAATGAGATGTACACAAACACAGATCATCTTATGGATTTCTATTATGAAAAACAGGCTCAGTACAGAAATAACGATGTTACTTTTGATGAATTAGACTATTTAAATGCTGCTAAAGAGTTAGAAGTTGCTAAAAAGCTATGTAAATATTCACAAAAACAATATGATGCATCGCAAAAATTAGGTGAGCTTGAAAAAGAATTGCAAGAGTTAAAAAGCAACCAAAATGATTACTTGTTAACTAACAAAAACGCGTTTAATAATTTTCTTTCAGAGTACAAAAATGAGATCAAAATTTGTCGTTATGCTAGATTAAACACTTATGATTTAGATTTTTACTTTTTTAACTATAAAAAAGAGCTAACAAACAAAATTAGATTTGATTTTGTAAAAAAATACAAATCTAAACTTAGCTATCTATCAATTGACCAAATTCGTTATTTTATAGCTGAATTGAACAAATATACCAACAGCTTTTACATTGAATTTTTGGAGCCACTTGCAATTACTAAAGAATTCAAAGCTATAGCTAAAAGCATAGTTGAATCTCATTATAATTTTGATGCAAGCGAGTACTTAAAGTCCAACCATTCTAATGAATTAGAATTTAAGTCAGCTATTAAAAATGTTGAAGAATCTATTGAAAAACAAAAAGAAATTATTCATTCAAAATCAGAAAAGCCAGCTTATGGCAGAAAAGAATTAGAAGCTGCTGAGAAAAAATTATCAGATGCTGAAAAAGTGTTTAAGGCTGAAAATGACAAATATAACAAGAATATTCAAAAACAAATTAAGCAACTTGATAAAGAGATTCTTACTGAAAGTCTTTTATACAAAAACTTAAAAACTCAACAAGGCATCAACGACCTTAAGTTCAAAGCAATTAATGAAGCATTTTTTGCAAAACTAAATGCTGATTTAAAACAAGCTAAAAAACAAAAAGACCATGCAAAAGTGCATGACATTAATAAAACAATAAAAATTTACAAGCAAAAAGTTGCAAACAAGTTATCTACTTTAAAATCATTTGAAGTAGAAGTAAAACACTTATTCAAAGATGTTAGAACTATCTACTTATTGCTTGGCATTAAACAGTTTGAAAATCCATTATTTAATGTATATAACAGACTATTTGCAAAGCAAATGATTACTAAGTTAATTACTAGATCAATGATTTATAAATCATTAGAAGATGTTGGTCTATTAAAACAATTTGCCTATCGTTATCCTCATGAATTTTCAGGTGGTCAACGTCAAAGAATTGTTATAGCGAGAGCCTTAATAACTGAACCTAAAGTTATTGTTGCTGATGAGCCAATTGCCTCTTTAGATATCTCTATTCAAGCGCAAGTTGTTAACTTACTAAAAGATTTGTGCGAGAAGAAAAACATAGGTATGATCTTTATAGCTCATGACTTATCTATGATTGAGTATATAGCAGACAATGTGCAAATTATGCACCTTGGTAAAATAGTTGAATCTGGCGATACTGCAACTGTTTACAAAAGACCATTGCACCCATATACTAGAAATCTATTTAAAGCAATTCCTAAGATCTCTAATGCTAATGAAAAGTTTGAAAACATCAGCTTTGAGTTAGATTATCTAAAGGAACAACAATATCCAGATATTCCATCAAATTACTTTGTTGAAAATGACCATTATGTCTATGGAACAGACAAACAGGTAAAAGAGTGAGTAAAACCATTTCGCCTGGGAGCACCTAAAAATACAGACATAATTGACCTTAAAGAAGAAGATAAAAAGTAAAGGAGCATAATGATGAATAAAAAAGCCAAATTGTTTATGTTATCAATGCCGGTAGCATTATTTGCTCCAGTTTTGTCAGCTTCTTGTCAAAAAAAGGATGACTTTAAACCTCAAGATTTTAAAGATGTTAAGATAGCTTTGGCTTCTGGCGCTCAAAATGATTTTAGCAATATTATGCCATCAGAGTTTGTTAGGTCTAAAAAACCATATACTAATGCATTAGAAGTAAACCAAAAGGGCAGTAAAACAGACAAATTCGGCTTTGAGATAGTGAACATTAGAGCTAATGATAATTATGGCTATGTCTTTGTTGAATACAAGCTTTTTGATAAAAATAATAAGAAAAATATAACTCCTAAGAAGTTTGTTTACTTACAAAACTTTAAGTCAAACATTAAAGAAGCTCTTTCAAACATAAATTCAAAATTATATTTTTCAAAAACTAAGTCATTAGGTGCTGATGTTAACAAAAAAGACTTGCTAGTAACTGATTTAGTTAATGATAAACTGCTTTTAGATTTACAAGGGAATAGCCTACTTTCACAAACTGGAGTTAAAATTTCTAAAGATTTAAAAATAGACTTTGGAAAAGATAACGAAGGCATCAAAAAAGGCTTCGTCAACGTATCATTTACTTATAATGTTGAACATAATGCAAGAGAAACAGGCAATGATTTCCCAATTAAGTTAGCCAAAAAAGTTGAAAACTTCAAAATTGAAGGCTTTACTGGATTTGATGATTTTAGTGCCGAAAAATTCATTGAAAAATCATCAGCAACTGATGTTACTTTTGAAAAAATTAAAAAAGATCCCACCTCATACATTTCATTAAAAAATGCTGGTGACACAACTTTAACTGGAATTAGCGTTACAAACGGAACCGGCGATAAGCAAGCAACAATCAAATTCAAACTTCAAACCAGTTTATTTGATTCTGAAGGCAAGGAAACTAAAGTTGTTTCTGACAAAGAATATGAATACAAGTACACCTGATAGTGTGTAAAGCGATATTAGCAGGCTTTAGCTTGCTTTTATTATTCAAATTTATTTATTGTAAAAATTACACTTTATAATATAAACATATGAAATTAAAGATGAATGCAGAATACTTTAGAAATTCCTTTACATGAAAAAAATGTATGCATTTTGTAGCGGCCGCTTTGACTATACTTGTTGTGACTTTGTCTCTTTATTTTGCTAAGTGACAAAAAGAGCCTGATATATATAATTCTAAAAGAATTGCTAAAGATTGAACCTTTATAATTGGCGCAGCTTTGCTTGCTTATAGCGGATTAGTTTTTATATTTTCAACAGGATTTTTATTTAGAGCATTTAGAAAAAATAAAAATCAAAAATCGAACGAATTAGCCTATAAAATAGAAGAAGAAAACAAGAAACCAGCTTCAAAAGAAAGAGAGCTTAAGCTCAAAATACTGCGTGAAGATTTAGAAAAAGAACGCCAGAGATTAGATGAAAATGCTGCAGCTAAAAGCTATAACTTTGTATTAGTGATCTTATTCATTCTCTCAATTGTTTTATTAATCACCGCATGAATTTTAACAAGTGTTGCATAGCTTAAAATTGCCTCAATTTAAAAATAAATAAACTTTTAGTGACATAAGCATCACTAAAAATATATACTTAAATAAGTGATGAAAAAGAATGAAGAAAAGTTAAACAATCAAAATAAAAGCAAAAGAACTATTGATCAAAATTCTACATACGAAATAAATAGAATTAAGGTTGAAGAAAAGGTTCTTCACTTTTCGTTTTTGCATACTCTAACTAAATTTTGACAGCAGTCTATTGTTGTTTTAATTATTTCATTTTTGTTTTCATTTATAAGCTTACTGCTAGTGCAAAACACTGGATTATATGGGCTTGGTCTTGATGCACTGAGCCATAGTATTGCAAGATTAGCATCATTTCTAGCAATTAATAATGGCAAAAGCGATCAGTTTGCTAGAGTGATATTTAACATATGTTTCTGGATGATTAACTTTGTTATAAACATTCCGCTTTTTATATTTGCAAGTGCAAAAATTAACAAAAATTTTGCCATTTTAACAATGTTATTTATGCTTTTTGCAACAATTTTTGGTATTGCATTTAGCAGTATTCCTGGCTCTGAAAACTGATTGATTTTAGGCAAAGTAATTGACAGCAATTTTACTTCTAATGCTATAAAACAGCCAAATAATATTGTTCAGATTACTACATGAGCAGTTAATTACTCAGGACAAAATGGTAATAATCCAATTTCAATAATGTTTTATGGATTATTATGAGCAATAATTCAAGGTGCACTAGCCGCCGCGCTTTTAATTGTTAACTCTACTACTGCAGGATTTGATATTTTTGTAGTTTGATACTCACAAAAAAAGTTTTAAAAACCTTGGCTTTATTTATATAATAATCCACATTGCATGTTTATTAGTGGCCAACACAATAGGAACTTATCTTCCTTCTGGCTTAGCTACAGGCAACTGAAGCATTGAGCTATTTTTCAATGCCAGTTTTGCAAGCTCATTTATTATGATATTAGTCAACGGCATTGTTGTTGATGTTCTGTTTCCTAAATATAAAATGGTTAAAATTGAGGCTTATACATCTAAGCCTAAAGAAATTTTGGATAAAATTTTCGCGCTGAAGGACAAAAGATTTTCAGCCACTATTGCTAATTTTAAAGGTGGCTACAGTGGCGAAATGCAACAAGTGTTAATTATTAACACAATGTATATTGAATCATCAGTTGCGCTAAAGATAATCAATGAAATTGATCCAAATGCCATGATATGCATGTTCGATATAAAAAGAATGAAAGGTACAATTTATACTTCCAATATTGTAAATAAGGACAGGAAGTAAAATTTGGTTACTAGAAAAATGAAAATTACTAAGGAGTAAGCTATGTCAAAGAAATGAAATAAAATACTTGCACTTTCACCAGTGCTTATAGCTCCTGGATTTTTGACATCATGCATTGATTTAGTTA
This sequence is a window from Mycoplasmopsis agalactiae PG2. Protein-coding genes within it:
- a CDS encoding ABC transporter permease — encoded protein: MFKYIFKRIAMAILTLFIVIIFSYTLLAAFGKNPYDGILAEYINNARPGDVVLEQIKRDAENYRNTPVLVKLFNYLGGLFKGDFGILYGKVKGQNAFGQSVVSVFWEYMPNSLFVSLPAFVISALLGTTLGIVAGYKRGTIWDSIINVFVFIFIAVPSFIIAPMFINLFTKLGFPTIYTAWVRNDTSGTNSFANFFKSIIPPILVVSLSSMAIYTLYARNQTVTVLTSNYVLIAKTKGLSTMQIFRKYVFRNISIPLSAIILPSYIGLLSGSIIVERFWGVEGTALILAFAFPNAEINMVMYSIILFTSLSVFTDIWVDISFVILDPRIVYGSNSGINYLHIFKAYLVRKRKLKELFKQEEDSTIIHEEVKSN
- a CDS encoding ABC transporter permease — encoded protein: MNSIEFNKKYELDSESVAKIVPSQRPKSTNSIAGKPKVLIVEVLKRFFTNPVVVISTLVFLTIILTAIIVTISPTYKPGTSIASDFKSNNYWDQGLSDVGGLPPIFAPHISVTNSSIIEQVNTFNDPNYAYSKYLKEYLDFRSVASDRIVIDYYKYYYARQLNVAINKAFNEGYVIDDSFVNYLKTQVDQFTLKTYFGTTFSDRDVWSTVWAGALESIKIAFFVATVEVIIGVTIGAYLGFHAGKWIDTVFMRMIDIFQAPPSIIWLLMFISLSKDSPSDWILIAGLLFTGWTWPIHSTRLFIITVKDEEYILASRSIGASKNRQIFFHALPAILGKVAMNYVRRIPGVILSIASLSFLGFYNSPDSYNLGKFLFDNIGKEAENPWIVIIPATTLLLLSLSLQFMAIGLHDALDPKVIKIKR
- a CDS encoding ABC transporter ATP-binding protein is translated as MDTNIQSNTTTNDEVMIDSKDKLSSIRVEKLTNNQLLKVRNLKVDFKNGRNSLIRIVRGVDIDVNNGQIVGLVGESGSGKSVTSKALINVNENALISCDELVISDIDLSKIKKAKLWESVRGHYIGYIPQDPLTSLNPTRKIGKQLLDALNLNSEWKNKSKDEKKAYLIGLLERFGIHDAEEVYDRYPHTLSGGMKQRVVITMVVALKPLLIIADEPTTALDPTVQASVLALFEQIRQEYNISIILISHNISVVAKFCEYIYVMYAGKIVERGTRKDIFTNPAHPYTWALISAIPENDDERLFSIQGTPPDMANLPIGDPFAPRNDYALEIDYEKEPPLIEINSHHKAATWLLHPDAPKIQRPKELEHRLKSFRKVFKDDEE
- a CDS encoding ATP-binding cassette domain-containing protein, with protein sequence MKSSDNKKVILEIQDLKKYFLNNGKVNKAVDGVSFKLHEGEIVGLIGESGSGKTTVGRSILRLYDDYNGFVTLDDQIISGESISKKREKFLRKRVQMIFQDPHASLNGQKTVYSILKEPLVVNNIIKQKTGDLFSDWKKVTENFPFTFLLYAKKLKINNLKAINEPSSKFFPKWSDRLIDFKFDWDNLSIDENFVSYFNYLEEKQTMESAIINEMYTNTDHLMDFYYEKQAQYRNNDVTFDELDYLNAAKELEVAKKLCKYSQKQYDASQKLGELEKELQELKSNQNDYLLTNKNAFNNFLSEYKNEIKICRYARLNTYDLDFYFFNYKKELTNKIRFDFVKKYKSKLSYLSIDQIRYFIAELNKYTNSFYIEFLEPLAITKEFKAIAKSIVESHYNFDASEYLKSNHSNELEFKSAIKNVEESIEKQKEIIHSKSEKPAYGRKELEAAEKKLSDAEKVFKAENDKYNKNIQKQIKQLDKEILTESLLYKNLKTQQGINDLKFKAINEAFFAKLNADLKQAKKQKDHAKVHDINKTIKIYKQKVANKLSTLKSFEVEVKHLFKDVRTIYLLLGIKQFENPLFNVYNRLFAKQMITKLITRSMIYKSLEDVGLLKQFAYRYPHEFSGGQRQRIVIARALITEPKVIVADEPIASLDISIQAQVVNLLKDLCEKKNIGMIFIAHDLSMIEYIADNVQIMHLGKIVESGDTATVYKRPLHPYTRNLFKAIPKISNANEKFENISFELDYLKEQQYPDIPSNYFVENDHYVYGTDKQVKEWVKPFRLGAPKNTDIIDLKEEDKK
- a CDS encoding MAG1050 family protein, which encodes MMNKKAKLFMLSMPVALFAPVLSASCQKKDDFKPQDFKDVKIALASGAQNDFSNIMPSEFVRSKKPYTNALEVNQKGSKTDKFGFEIVNIRANDNYGYVFVEYKLFDKNNKKNITPKKFVYLQNFKSNIKEALSNINSKLYFSKTKSLGADVNKKDLLVTDLVNDKLLLDLQGNSLLSQTGVKISKDLKIDFGKDNEGIKKGFVNVSFTYNVEHNARETGNDFPIKLAKKVENFKIEGFTGFDDFSAEKFIEKSSATDVTFEKIKKDPTSYISLKNAGDTTLTGISVTNGTGDKQATIKFKLQTSLFDSEGKETKVVSDKEYEYKYTW
- a CDS encoding DUF3899 domain-containing protein, whose protein sequence is MKLKMNAEYFRNSFTWKKCMHFVAAALTILVVTLSLYFAKWQKEPDIYNSKRIAKDWTFIIGAALLAYSGLVFIFSTGFLFRAFRKNKNQKSNELAYKIEEENKKPASKERELKLKILREDLEKERQRLDENAAAKSYNFVLVILFILSIVLLITAWILTSVA
- a CDS encoding DUF2179 domain-containing protein, which translates into the protein MANTIGTYLPSGLATGNWSIELFFNASFASSFIMILVNGIVVDVLFPKYKMVKIEAYTSKPKEILDKIFALKDKRFSATIANFKGGYSGEMQQVLIINTMYIESSVALKIINEIDPNAMICMFDIKRMKGTIYTSNIVNKDRK